A window of Primulina tabacum isolate GXHZ01 chromosome 4, ASM2559414v2, whole genome shotgun sequence contains these coding sequences:
- the LOC142541430 gene encoding early nodulin-like protein 7, whose protein sequence is MKPSKMETFLGFPFAVLIVLSIVGSAPATVAEEFKVGEDQGWRQPAANETDMYSRWAATKRFHVGDSLRFEYKSDTVQIVDKWGYYHCNSTRPISVFNDGHTLINLDRSGPLYIVSADPDHCKSGQRMIVEVISVNSRSPRQPSMDASPAASPYSSAGTFSVVTEVVFFYVVFVAVSVI, encoded by the exons ATGAAGCCTAGCAAAATGGAAACTTTCTTGGGGTTTCCCTTCGCTGTCTTGATAGTTCTGTCTATCGTCGGTTCTGCTCCTGCCACGGTGGCCGAGGAGTTCAAAGTGGGCGAAGATCAGGGCTGGCGGCAGCCTGCCGCCAATGAAACTGATATGTACTCCAGATGGGCTGCAACTAAGAGATTCCACGTCGGAGATTCACTCC GTTTTGAGTACAAGAGCGATACAGTTCAGATAGTAGACAAGTGGGGATATTATCACTGCAACTCAACTCGTCCAATTTCGGTCTTCAATGATGGGCACACCCTGATCAATCTGGATCGATCTGGCCCACTTTACATTGTGAGTGCCGACCCGGATCACTGCAAAAGCGGGCAAAGAATGATCGTAGAAGTGATATCAGTGAACTCGAGATCTCCTAGGCAGCCGTCCATGGATGCTTCTCCAGCAGCGTCGCCATATTCGAGCGCGGGAACATTCTCAGTTGTGACAGAAGTCGTTTTCTTCTATGTTGTTTTTGTCGCGGTTTCTGTCATTTAA